The following DNA comes from Candidatus Cloacimonadota bacterium.
TTCACAAAAGGGCGGAAACCGACTCCCTGCACGATTCCTTTTAGAATTATTTCTGCTTGACGTTTAGGTTGTTCCAATGAAAAATTTATTCTATACTTCTGTTTATCAAATTTGTTATTTTGGTGATGAATTTTTCCATTTTAATATACATTTCATTAACTTCATTTTTATCAAATTCTACAAAATCGCTATAATCACCTTTCGAGCGTTTATCAAATGCAAGATGAACAAATTTACCATCTGCTTTTTCAATAATTCCTGCTTTAACAAAATTCTTGTTAAACCAACCCAATAGCTGCGTATGTTTGGATGT
Coding sequences within:
- a CDS encoding HEPN domain-containing protein, translating into MSLEEKERQELIKYRIERAKTSVDDVKFLIENDKLILAVNRIYYGVFYILNALALKYKFSTSKHTQLLGWFNKNFVKAGIIEKADGKFVHLAFDKRSKGDYSDFVEFDKNEVNEMYIKMEKFITKITNLINRSIE